TCAAGCGAAACTCGTTGCTGACCGAGTTGATACTTTTGTGGATGTACTCCGGGTTCTGGATGGTGACGTTCTGGTTCATGTTCGCCGGCTTGCCATTGGTGTACGTGGCATTCGCGGTGAGGTTGGACGGCAAGCCAAATGACGAGGCCATGCCGGCAATGGTGTTTGCCAGCGTGTCCGGGTTAGCGCCGGTGCTGTAGAACGCCGTGGTATCCATGTCACCCACGGTGAAGAACAGCTTGTCCGACAGCGACCAGCCGTTGTCCCAATCCAGGTCCAGGTTGGCGCCGAACATGCGCACGTTGCCGCCCTGGCCGTTGGCCATGTCGATGTTCTGGCCGGTCGGCGAGCAGCCTGCGCCATTGCACGGATCAAGCTGGAGGAACATGCGTCGATCGGCATTACTGCCGAACGTACCCGTCAGCGGACTGAAGTTCGGGTACGCCGAGAACTGACCGGCTGAGGGGTTCAAGATGGGCGTGTCGGTCACCCACTGATTCTTGTCCTTCAGCACGCGCGCGAAGAACATGATCGAGCCATGGTCCAGATCGTGGCTCAACGTGGCGGTAAGCTGGCCGCCCTTGTCGGCGGCAAACTGCGGATCGCGCACGCCGTCCGACTTGCGCCAGAAGCCGCCGATGCTGCCGTACCAACCGCTGTCCTTGCCGAGCGGGAACCCGTAGAAGCCATCGATGCGGTACATTCCCTCGGAACCCAAGGTGACACCGATGTCGCCCGAGGGTTTGCTGCTGCCTTCGCGCAAAATGAAGTTAGCGATCATGCCTGGCTGGCCGTTGCCGTACAGCACCGACGTACCGCCCTGCACTGCCTCAAGGCGATCGATGGTGTCATCGAGACGCACCATCGCATCGGTGAAGTAATCCCACTTGGGAAACAACGGTGAACCGTTCAGCTGCATCGTCACGAACGGCGCGCCGCTGTCCGAAGGGAAACCGGCGACTTCGATGTTCGCACCAGTCTGACCGCCAGAGGACTCCGGATACACACCCGGGGATATCTTCAGAAGATCGGCAACGCTGACGGGGTTAAGTTCTTTGATCTGCTGCAAGGTCGCGGTGGTAATCGAATAGCTCGCGTCGATCTTGCGGATACCGCCAGCCGTCGAGTTACCCGTCACCACCACCTGATCGAGACTCTGCACGGTCTTGCCGGCGGAAGCGGCCTGCTGGCGCTGCTCGACGGATGCGTTGTTCTGCGCCTTGGGCGCCGGAGACTGCGGCACCGGCGTTGGCGTCTGTGCGTCCTGCGCGTGAAGCGCGCTGGTCATAAGTACGGCACTGATAGCGGCAGTCAGCACGCGCTTGTCGATCTTCTTCCAACCTTTCATTTCGAAAGTTCCTCCCCGGAACATTAGGAATGCTGCCTTCGTTGCGAATGCGGCCCGGCCTAGCAGCGGCAGTGCACACCCGTATCGGTCACATCGCCGCGCCCACCGCCCACCACTCCACGCCGTCGCCTCGTGCCCTCTCGGCCGAGCTCCAGTCCGGGAGCGTGGATAAATCCTAGCGCACTTTTTTCTAATTGTCCTACTATATAACTATGTGTCAAAGGTCATAGAGTTCTTCCACTTTGCGGTTGCG
This genomic window from Dyella terrae contains:
- a CDS encoding TonB-dependent receptor — translated: MKGWKKIDKRVLTAAISAVLMTSALHAQDAQTPTPVPQSPAPKAQNNASVEQRQQAASAGKTVQSLDQVVVTGNSTAGGIRKIDASYSITTATLQQIKELNPVSVADLLKISPGVYPESSGGQTGANIEVAGFPSDSGAPFVTMQLNGSPLFPKWDYFTDAMVRLDDTIDRLEAVQGGTSVLYGNGQPGMIANFILREGSSKPSGDIGVTLGSEGMYRIDGFYGFPLGKDSGWYGSIGGFWRKSDGVRDPQFAADKGGQLTATLSHDLDHGSIMFFARVLKDKNQWVTDTPILNPSAGQFSAYPNFSPLTGTFGSNADRRMFLQLDPCNGAGCSPTGQNIDMANGQGGNVRMFGANLDLDWDNGWSLSDKLFFTVGDMDTTAFYSTGANPDTLANTIAGMASSFGLPSNLTANATYTNGKPANMNQNVTIQNPEYIHKSINSVSNEFRLSKELFEGNTLTFGNYTAVYSEHHTEEDGLNMLMQAQNNPSPIVVNMTDGVNNYALTDKQGLFWNSQPQPWMAFNESWHATTWAFYLADVWNVGNWRFDGGMRIQHDDIGGWFQNTASGDLDNNPYTVYNNNAEYLIDSKQHPSSSRSAPSWTLGANYTFNDHMSAYARVNDGVFLPGFDDVVNLDHPPIEKIHNMEVGFKYQSPWIFADVSAYRRLFHGIPYSIDLPTGQINLVYGSVTKGVNAAVTVKPFENFSVALSGNYMDGHYSDYEGCVPYVAQDGSQQCGAISGKQIDRQPKVQYRLTPGYLIPTSWGSLKFWLTYEYVGTRYGDQLNQQPLGHYYDFSAGAMANIGKNWVVSLRGTNLTNEIGITEGNARLFGFASGGGVILARSIEGREVNLQVKYQF